The segment ATTTTAGAATTCActcagataaatatatatatgtatatatgtatgtatatgtacagtatgtatgtacattcccaaaaaaacacaatccaactTCCCTCTTGCTCCACTGGATGgcactgctcctcctcctcactccatCCCTCCCTTCATGCTCTCTCGCCCCTTTCCCTGCGCCTCCTCATCTCGTGGAGGAGAAGGATTACCGGATCGATACCGCGGACAATCACCTCCTCCCGTCTCCTTTTACCtggtgcatccccccccccccccccctcccctccgcctccGTCACTCACACGCTCTCTGTGGCTAATTAGCGTTTTCACCTTGTGCCCTTCAAGCCACTCATTGCTTTCGGGTACATGAGGTAacaccaaagagagagagagagagagagagacacaacccAGATGCAGCTGTGAGACGGAGATGAAGATGCAGTGATTGTGTTTCCTTTCACACCACAGACACCATCGATTCACCGTGACCTGCTGCCACTCACAGTCACAACATGCAAAGCTGTCAATTCATCACGCGGCGGAGAAAGCTTCGGCCGTGCGACGAAGATGTcgttgaaaaacaaacaaaaaaaaaagctgagttTGTTTTATGTGTCCTCTCAGAGGGACTCGGGCCTGAGGAGGGGAGgtaaaatgacagaaataaacaccaGGGGCACAGATCCAGCCAGACGGATGAATCTTGTTTGTCTAGTTCCTGAACACACAGGAGGGAGGGCAAATGAAATCCTACAGAAAGAAGATTAGTCAATGAATTCAGGTAAAcacttccagtgtgtgtgtgtgtgtgagagagagagagagagagatggagggagggagggggaggggggggggttgtgctcaTCTTTTATGTATGAGTGTTTGTTTAGCTGCACTTGCAGCTGTGCCTGGGTAACTTCTCATCTCAGTCACACGACGCGGCCGACTAATAAACCCCTCCGAACACCTTCAAACCCCTCGAACCCTGACTGGATGTCGCCACGGTTACCAGGTATCAAATACCACGTCCAAATGAAGACAAGGCAAACCGAAACGAACCAAACGTTCTCAAGTTAAGTATGCCGCTGACTCTTCAtccatgtttttaaaagaaatgtattattgCAAGTgaacagaatgtgtgtgtgtgtgtgtgtgtgtgtgtgtgtgtttactgcctGGGACAGTGTGCCTCACAATCATCTGTTCCCGACCAAACGTGCATTTCCTGTATCCAACTGAGATCCAAGCTggcaacacacatgcacacacacacacacacacacatgcacacacacacacacacacacatgcacacacattcatacaagCAAACACCCAACTATTGCATAATCAACCAAAGTAAAGTCTGCTAACAAGTCTTTGCCCAATCCACAGATTCAAGTATCAAGACTGATCGCacgtagagacacacacaactaaAACACGactttacagatgtgtgtgcgtgtgtgtgtgtgtgcgtgcgtgcgtgtgtgtgtgtgagggaataTCGTTGAGATGCATGAGCAAAAGGCGTGTTATTGATTCCTGCGGGCTCGTTTGGGGCTAATTAGAGAGAGTAATGAAataagaggagagggagagagggggaggcaaAGCTTCGATggatgccgggggggggggggggagggacagcaTCTCAATGAAGAGACGACTCCGAGGAAGGAAGATTAAATTAAGAGGATGAAAGGGAACAAGAGGGAAGGAGGCAAGCGATGGGGTAATGCAGGGGATCAATAATGTGGCTCGAAAAAGGGAAACCTAAACGTCCCCAACAAAGCAAATGGTCTCCCGCTCTGCAGGCCGGTTTTAAACTTCATCTATTATTTATTCTCACATGGGTGCCCCAGCGGGTCACACCGAGGACCCATCAAGTGATGTCGGGGGTTCCACGCTAGCAGATAGAAAGACGTAGAATTCACGcgacgagaaaaaaaaatggggggaGGGTCTTGGAAGCAGCATTAATCACAAAGGAACATTCTAGAAATACGTGTATTAGACGAGGCCGCGTTTTCTGGACCACTAAAACACGAAGCTGCAGCCAGCAGGCGGTTGATTTAGCATTAAAAACCGGAAGCCTCGCACGGCTTTGGCCCGtgaccccccgtccccccccccgtccccctgaAAAATGTCACGAGAAAAGGGTAAAGAAATATTAGTTTAGAGGGTTAGGTTCAAATATGTTGTCTCGAAATGtcaaatgtcattaaaaaaaaagagtaaacaaaaaaaaacagtttggaaAAGGCCGGATACATTAGgccaaaaaatgtcatggaaaaaaaaagtatatgtaATATGTTGTGTTGAAATagctcatgccccccccccccccccccttttgacgTCTGCACAGTCGGACCATCAGGGACTGCGGACTTGACGCATTCGTACAGCGCGACACAACAACGAAACCTCCATCACTCACCCGAGCCGAGGACACCGCCGTCTTACTTTGACTTGAtgtcccccacccctccccccggcGTGGGCTCTACAGTcggattcatgttttttttttttttttactgctcttAAAGCTCACAGGTTTGGGCCGATGCAGCAGTTTGCCATGTGATTGATTGCCGCCTGTAACGACGCCGTCATCGGCTGCAAAGGAGCAGCTCGGGTTCAAACCACAGACCCAGCGATTCAGTTActctttcagctttttctttcacttaGTCCCTCCTTATTGAGTTTTACATGTGATTTATGAAGTGGGGCCTGGACtcgtggggggggagagaaaaaaaaagtgcaaccTCTTTATTAAAGTAGATTTTCTCTGCACTGGAAGCTCATCCAAACCAGACCAGACGCTGATTTACATCacccctaaacccccccccacccccccccccccccgtccccaggCCCCCACGCCTCGTGCAGCACCTCGTGGAGCCCTCtgaagagaccccccccccaggtgacaACGGCAGCAAGTCAGACGTCAGGTGTGTGAGTGCGCGCGCGTCTGAGGGTTCACCGGCGGTAGCGCAGCTTGATTCTAATtggctgttccccccccccccccccatgcgccCTGACTTCTATTTATAGAACAACAGCTCGGGTGGAACCTAatgcctctcctttcctccctcacaccccccacccccccaccctctcgaACGATCCTCCATGCCGCTGTCCTTTCGCAGGCCGAGCCCTCCGTTATTAATTAAAGACGGgtcatctggggggggggggggggggggtggggggtcatgTGACTCCTCCTCTGTCGCCTCTCTTCGTTCCtcagctctccttcctctccggcacctcccacccctccccctgcctcctccCCAGGTGGTCTCCTTTAACAGAAGTAAATTATTTATCGGGCAGAAATCTGCCCAGGAGGCCCGAAGCCGATGGATTGATGGACGGATGGAGATGAATAAGTCAGGAGGTAAAAAATGATACATCAGGCAACGTTTTGtctgaggatgtgtgtgtgtgtgtgtgtgtgtgtgtttgtgtgtgtgtgcctgtgtgtgtgtcgctgtgtgGAATTCCGGTAGGTCTTCCGGAGAAGCTCTTCCACGGTGCAGAAAATCTGAGCCAAGGATGGTGATGGCTGGGGAGGAGGGAtccgcgggaggggggggggcgattcggggagggggggggtggggcggctGCCTGCCAAGGCGACTCGGGCCTCGCCAGAGACAGCGGGGAGGTGGCAAAAGAGAGATGGAGTCAACGGTATGGGGACGCACGCGCGAAAGGACGCAGCAGGATCACGCAAAGTGGCGGCGACCAAAGCAGACAGACTTGTTACGTGAGGCGGGGGCGAAGGCGCCATCACCTGCACCTGGGTTTTCTGGAGAGAGCGATGTCATTTGTAATGAATTAAATGGAGACGGAGAAGCTATTATTTTAGTCACGGCCGGTCGGGTGAGAACGCTTAGGTCTAATCATGCATGCGGCTCGGTAAATGTGAAAAAGGAATCacaaataaaaagtgttttttgattGCATTTCATCGCTTTATTTCAGTTTCAACAGAGCAGCAGCGAACACGAccatccttaaaaaaaaaaatggaaaaggtcGGAGCAGCGATGATTGTTGCCTTCAACTCGGGAATCAATCCAACAAACGTCGAGCGGAAGCGTCTCTCTCCGAGGACGCTGCAGGCCGAGTCTGAGcgttttttttacaccttttgGGTCCACGAGGAGCAACACACGGTGTAAACCACACTGCTGCTTTCTAttatcccccccctctcctcctcatccacgCAGGGCCGCAATTAGATTAAATTGATCCGGACGTGGCTTTAATAACCGGCTCTGAGGCGTTTGTATAAACGCTGTTTATTACAATTATAAACAATTACAATTTACAATTATCGTTGTGGGCGTAACCGAAATAACTGCGGTCGATGGAAAGGAAAGGAACAGGTGCAGCGGGCTCACACCTGTTCGGGGAATCACACGCAACACAGGAGAGCGTCCACACATAGTTTATTGACACATGAGAttggatcgccccccccccccccttccccctcctacCTGGGTTATTAATGCATCTGTGTGAAGAAGTttggattcattttttgtttgtttgaattttttttctagTTCTTAAATATCTCTAAATAAAAAAACGAGCTAGAGAGAAAATAATCAGGCGGAGGATGTTTCAAACGTGACCCGTTGTCAGACACAACATCGTTACGACCATCGCCACGGCAACAGAATGGCCAATGGCGGTGTCTCGtggccgagccccccccccgcccccccctcctccgtcgcTTTGTGTCCGTTCATCGCTTCGACCTCGTCCTCAGTGAGACAGTCTGATACAccgccgcttcttcttcttcttctcttttgtaccctcagccagtgtgtgtgtgtgtgtgtgtgtgtgtgtgtgtgtgtgtattgactgACCCCCCCAGGGGGCCCGTTGCCCTCCGTTTGCAGTATAATAATAACCACTTAGACAATAATGAGCATTTTAACCTTTGCATCTGCGCTTGAACTCAGACCCTCGGAGCAGCTCGTCCTGGGACTCAAAGCCGTCCTTTCTGTGGGACccctgtgacaaaaaaaactaaaggtcACCGAGGTCATCTCCTGGGACTGTAAACGATGTGATCTCAAGTGTTCGTATCGTCATCTCGTCTGTCGCCGTCTCtcaggacaaatgaaacattcagAGACCTCTCTCCaccatctctgccccccccccccccccccggaacagAGAAGACAGTCCAGACCAAGTTTGACAGTAATGTTTATTGAAGGAACAACCATGCTGACGGAACACGTCCACGATCACATCACGAACCCCCCAGAACATCTCCAtcaggtcctcctccaggtctGAGGCCGTTTAGAATTCAGGTCACAAGCTGcggcttttttattttaattttattttttttaaattttcgtCTTGAGTGCGACGCGACCTCAACGTCCAAAATCAATCCTCGAGACGCGAGTGGGACGGAACTCAACCGCCTCCTTTCACTTAATCCTCCACGACCTCTCCGCGACCTTTGGTGCGTTTACTCACGGCTTCAGGTCACTCAAACACAGAAAgtcaccttcttcttcctgttgacgtgtgtgtgtgtgtgtgtaagttgcATTGTCCTGTAATGACCGATTATTCTGCGTCCGTACAATAActccctcctttcttttcttttttttccttctacatCTACTCTAGCCGTCACTCCGGATGACGTGAAACAGCGTGACGTTGTAGAGCACCTGGTGTCCGTTGTTCCAGGTGTACAGCGCTCTCTCCCTGGGGTTGTAGTCCATCATGCTGATGTGGGAGTACTGGTTGTGGAAGGGCACGTCGGTGTACTCGTACGTGGAGGAGTTGGTGTGGTAGGCGAAGTGCACCTTGGCCCCGGCCAGGTGGGAGTTGGTGACGTAGAGGGTGCCGCAGATCATGAAGGCCTCCCCGGCGCTGCGCTTGGGGAAGCCCGTGTCCCAGCTGCGCAGCACCTCCAGCGAGCGAGGGTCCAGGCGGCTCACCTgcgggaggagagcgagggTCTCAGACTTTTGCACTTAATCACATGCTGATCtatttaaaggtaaaaaaaaagatgcgtTGAGTCCACACTGGAACCGGCACATCAGCGGCTTCACGCTCTTTGCTCATCATGCCGTGAGGGTACCATAATGTTTCCGGCGTTGGGGATGGACGTGTAGACGGCCCACAGGCCCATCTCGTCGGCCATGAGGTCGATGTCGGAGGACCCCCCCCAGCTGTAGGGGAAGGTGTTGTTGTACCCGGCTCCGCTCAGGCTGCGCTGCAGCATCACGCTGCGGGAGCGGAAGTGGTACTGCACCTGCAACCACAAGGACCCGGGTCACCTCTCCAACTTCGTCCagtcccccaaccccccaaccccccaaccGCCCCACACCGCGCGTTTCCACGGCGACCAGCCACCTACCAGGATGTTGCTCTGGTGCTTGTTGTAGTAGAGCGACCCGTTGTAGACCACGTGGCCGGTCCCCGCCCAGGGGTGGGGCAGCAGGTGCTGCACGAAGTTCTGCCCCTTGGTGAAGTCCCCCATGGTCCGGTACTCCAGCACACGCCGGCCCTTGTAGTACCCGTCCATCGACCACacctgacagggggggggggatgaaagggGAAGCCTCTCATCTTAGCTGCTTTTTGGCACATAGTTAAAGCATAAGACTCTGAAATGAATGAACTATGTAGTGGATTACTTGTTCTATATTGTAATTGGGTTAATTCACCTCAGCCAAAGTTGTTTTTACTAAAAATGAGCCTCCGAAAAGGCGAATTAGTTATTTTCTGCATGAGTCATCGACTGCTGAGGGTTTTTTATCGGTAGCCGTGCAGCTTCAGCTAGCTATGAAGCTAATGAAATCAGCCAGGtggtcctctccctccatcgtCCGTGGTCCTCAGGCATCCCCGGAGGAACGAGAGGACggaggacggaggggggggggagagaacacattcggagggaggggggggaagatgcGTGTCGTTCTCTCCTCAAGCAGAGAGGAGCTGACCCGACGAAGAGGAGTCCTTTGTCTCGtgggtcaaaataaaaaaattaaaattccCATTGAGTTGGGATTCATTCAGACAAAGACAGCTGATTGCTGTGATTCTGAAGGTCTTCAATAACAGGTTTTTAATGGGACTTGACTCAAGGTTTGCGATGACAATGAAACAGACccattgctctctctctctctctctctctccccattctcttccttttcccccctGCTTCACAAGCTAATCTGATGGAAGCTTATTGGCTGCTTTAATTTCCTCTAAAACGGCCTTTCCAAAGATGTTGGGTCCCTTTGTTTCCAGGCAGCTGTAATGGTCTCACATTTGAACGCTCCACATGCTGGACGTAAACAAGTCACAGACGCTGATTATACAACCGGGGAAGTGAGCAGGGAGCTATATTTGCCGTTTCTTGAATTCGCACCTTCGTTTTTTTCACAGATCGTTGCaccgttttttcctttttttttgctcttcccCCGTCGGTACAGATTCCGTGTGTCCTGACACTAACGTCACCAACCGGTTAACGGTGAAGAACTCAGTCCGCGGCTGTGGTTCTGTGCTCGTGTTTCAGGCCGGGAGGGGTTAGCTTCACGGTTagcttggaggagcagaagaaggatCAGTGTCTAATGCCTCCCATGCTGCTTTCACACCGTCCCGCTGTCTGTCCCGACTGCAGCTCTTTTgatcaaatcccccccccctcccctcccctcccctccctccatttcttcctctctctgtccacCCACTCTTTCATTTTCCTGCTTCACACCTCTTCACCAGCAGACTTaattctcttcctctttctttatctctctctgttCTCTACGTCTCGACAGATCCGGGGGAAACATCCACACCTCAGCAGCTGTTCTCAAAGGCGGCGGACAGGTGTGTGCGACTGTGAGAGTCACAACGTGTGCACACAGTCAAACACTGATGAGCTAATAAAGAATTCATAAATGACAAAACTGTGCGGACGCTGTAGTCATGGATACCAAAAGATGTATGAGGAGGATTTACAGTGTGTccgtctgtgggtgtgtgtgtgtgtgtcgctgggACCAAACAGCTTTGACTGACGGCATACAGGTTGTCCGGCCTGGAAATTAACTGATAGAAGTGCAGGATTTTATTTTCGgattttcaaacaaaatatttatcACTCTGTAGCTTAACGTCGCCGGTTCCTGATGGAACACAGTGGTTGCTGGTAGTTTGAACGCAGTGGTTGCTGGTAGTTTGAACGCAGTGGTTGCTGGTTGTTTGAACCCAGTGGTTATTGGTTGTTTGAACCCAGTGGGTGCTGGTAGTTTGAACGCAGTGGTTGCTGGTAGTTTGAACGCAGTGGTTGCTGGTAGTTTGAACGCAGTGGTTGCTGGTAGTTTAAACGCAGTGGTTGCTGGTAGTTTGAACGCAGTGGTTGCTGGTAGTTTGAACGCAGTGGTTGCTGGTAGTTTAAACGCAGTGGTTGCTGGTAGTTTGAACCCAGTGGGTGCTGGTAGTTTGAACGCAGTGGTTGCTGGTAGTTTAAACGCAGTGGTTGCCATGTACTGCATCGAGTTGACTGCAGAGACGTAGCGCTGCACGTACAACTTTCATTAGAAATGTCAGTAACACTAAGTCAAAAAATAACAAGTTTCTTTACCAGAGAGCTTCACATTATTTCTTTAAGATTGAAGAAAAGTGATTTCAGCAAATTACAGCTTTTGACCTTCCCTTGTTCACCCGATGTGTGTAGtgcacattaacacacaaagagagaaaaagcttCCTGGTCCTTGAACAAATAAGCAAAGAGACGCTGGGAGCAGGAACCGAGCCCCCAACAGTCACATGGTCACCGGGAAACAAAAGGCTGCTGCTGCATACAGCCTCCTTCTCATCACCGAGGAGAGGCTCTAATAGGGAACAGGCAAGGGTCACCATGGCGATACAAATCACACCTGGCAACTGGGAGACAGTCGCCTTGACAACTAGCTTAATAAGTgccctgtgtgcgtgtctgtccgtgtgtgtgtgtgcgtgtctgtccgtgtgcgtgtctgtccgtgtgtgtgcgtgcgtgtgcgtgcgtgtctgtgtgtggggcgACGCTTTCTAGCGAGAGAAGACAAAGTGCTCCTTGGAGCCatgtcagggaggaggaggaagacaaatgCTTGCAGGGAAATATAGAGCTTAACGACCTTCTGGCCACGTTTACAACAGCTGCCTCTCAGTGTGTCAGCGGCGGGCCGTGCATCTTCTACCTGGACCTCCTGTGCCTGAATCACCTCATTACGACGCCAGTTACAGGTTATTATTTGTTCCATAAAACAACAGTGTGACATTTGAAATTTATGGACAGATTAACACACAACTGCAgatgtaaaaaacacaaaagcagttAAATTACCAAATGCTGTTCACCGCTTACAGAGTTGAACCTGAACTCTTGTTTAACACTAAGATCTGCCAGCTtgcttcctgtctgacaggagTCACGCCGGCCCACTGACCAATCGGGGCGTCTTCGGTGATTACTGCCACATCAAAGAATGCGCCCAACCTGTCAAACTAaagatctgattggttgaaggaAATTCACTttctttgatgaaattgcactttcttgtttcctgTTCTTATGAGTTTGTGTCCCTTTGGAGAAAAGCGTCAGccgaatgacatgtaatgtaacgcaATGAATGAAGACTGTGACCATCGCCGATATCGTTTaggccagcacacacacacacacacacacacacacacactgttcaccTACCCGGCTGTCGGAGCTGGGAATCATTGCATCAGTCATCCAGGAGCCGAAGCGGGACCCCGAGGCTCTCACGGTGATTGGGGTACTAACTGCGGTCAGACGACCACAACCTGCAAACAGAAGGACGGGCGCGGCGCATTACACCGGAAATACAGCGAGTTTCCTACTTACATATATAGAGAAGATGATGGGAGTGAGGTATACAATCCGTGCTCATATTCTCTGAGTGATGTGGCTTCTTTATATTTCCCTAAATTACATAAAGTCTACCTTGGCTTGTGCAAATGAGGATTTCACTAGAAGAAACCAGGGTTTCTCCACGTCATACCGAGTTTGTTCATGCAGCCGTGCAGCCTGGTCTCCAGCAGCAGGAccctctgctgcagctcctcgtaGTCGTACGCCCCGATCTCCTCCTGGATGGCCGTCAGGACGACGGAGAGGTTGAGGAGCTCCTGTCGCAGGGCGGCCAGCGTGTGCAGATCCAGCCGGTACTGCTCCACCACCGACAGGAGGGGTCGCAGCTGGGACATCTGGCCCTTTAGCTCCTTgaagacaggaggggggggataTACTGTAAGTGACTGAGGTGACTGAGGACTTCCTCCCTGGGGGATGAAGAGAGCTTCAGGTCCTCAACTCCTCCCAGATGACCCAGATGTTGATCTGCTGAGGAGGCTTCCATTTGCAGGAAACAGCATTAgtcttaaatgaatgaatgggtgATTTAAATACTGTCAGACAAACTACTTGCAGCAACAGGAATTAAAGCACCAGctgttattcattattcataaaaaaaaggattagttGCGAGTATAAtctgaatgatgaatgaatgttaAACTTCTCATGCAActcattttcttctccttcGCTTTTCTTCGCCTTTTTCAAATTAAACCTTTGTTCATTCAGGAGAAATAGACATCGAGTCCTTCACTGGTGTTTATATCCTATAATATCGGCCTGAGCTGCTGTCCTGGACAAATGGTAGAAGTGATCGAACAAGTAGCTCCCAGATAACGTCtatattgaaaatgaaaaggcaaCAGACCTTCCAATCAGCACCTGAGCAGCAGTGATTAGGTGCTCTCCTTCGTATTTCCCTCAACAGCATCTAAAACGTGTATAAAAAGGCTTCCCACACTCGAATCAACTAGACGGttcctttgatttgtttttaatcgcagcgctctgcagagaggaggggaccTGATGGGACCCCGCTGACAGACTCTCGTTGTTAATTAAAACGTTCGACGCGTTGAGCCGCTTCATTACCTCCACACAGACagctctttatttttattttatctttgttttttttgttcaattcgatttcttttttttttacatgcagtgAACTTATTCCGCTGTCCGcttgaaagaaaatgaatatttaatccCCAACATGTGACTCAAAAAGTACGGGTTGCACGCTAAACGCCACTTTGCTTTTCTCGGTTTTAAGCCTCGAACCCTTTTGGCGTCTTTTCATCCCACGCAAACCGTCAAAAGAGGCGTCAAAAGAGGAGGACCAAAACACATCAGGACCCCTGGGTTCCCTTtctggcaccccccccccccccccccctcgtacctaattgtaaatgtattaataagCGTCGACATCAATCCCTGCAAGATGCTGCAAATGTCACGGTCTGTTAAATGGTAATAAACACTTTACCTGTTTTatccctcctccttcatcttaaTCTCCCTTCTAATCTCTCCCCTCCGGTTTCACTCTTTCatccctcccgccccccccccccccccccccctctctc is part of the Pungitius pungitius chromosome 9, fPunPun2.1, whole genome shotgun sequence genome and harbors:
- the LOC119218267 gene encoding noelin-2-like, translating into MSVPMLKIGAVLSTMAMVTNWMSQTLPSLVGLNGTVISSEGTHERIVSGLYPGSEEGWQVYSTASDPDGRCVCTVVAPAQNLCKRDPRSRQLRILTEQVQNVSQSMEVVDLRTSRDLQYVRDSEPLLRGVDGRLHTYVANPRALTTRGLQELKGQMSQLRPLLSVVEQYRLDLHTLAALRQELLNLSVVLTAIQEEIGAYDYEELQQRVLLLETRLHGCMNKLGCGRLTAVSTPITVRASGSRFGSWMTDAMIPSSDSRVWSMDGYYKGRRVLEYRTMGDFTKGQNFVQHLLPHPWAGTGHVVYNGSLYYNKHQSNILVQYHFRSRSVMLQRSLSGAGYNNTFPYSWGGSSDIDLMADEMGLWAVYTSIPNAGNIMVSRLDPRSLEVLRSWDTGFPKRSAGEAFMICGTLYVTNSHLAGAKVHFAYHTNSSTYEYTDVPFHNQYSHISMMDYNPRERALYTWNNGHQVLYNVTLFHVIRSDG